A window of Rhizobium acidisoli contains these coding sequences:
- the topA gene encoding type I DNA topoisomerase → MNVVVVESPAKAKTINKYLGSGYKVLASFGHVRDLPAKDGSVLPDQDFEMLWEVDGASAKRMKDIADAVKSSDGLFLATDPDREGEAISWHVLDMLNKKRVLNGKPVKRVVFNAITKKAVLDAMADPRDIDVPLVDAYLARRALDYLVGFNLSPVLWRKLPGARSAGRVQSVALRLVCDRESEIERFISEEYWNISALLKTPRGDEFEARLVSANGKRLQPRAIGNGEDAGRLKALLDGASYVVDTVEAKPVKRNPGPPFTTSTLQQAASSNLGFSASRTMQIAQKLYEGVDIGGETVGLITYMRTDGVQMAPEAIDAARSAIVDQFGERYMPEKARFYSTKAKNAQEAHEAIRPTDFYRSPDRVRQFLDADQIRLYDLIWKRGIASQMASAEIERTTAEITADNKGEKAGLRAVGSVIRFDGFIAAYTDQKEDGEQSDDGDEDGRLPEINARETLAKQKINSTQHFTEPPPRYSEASLIKKMEELGIGRPSTYAATLATLRDRDYVTIDKRKLIPQAKGRLVTAFLESFFTKYVEYDFTADLEEKLDRISAGELNWKQVLRDFWKDFFAQIEDTKELRVTNVLDSLNEALAPLVFPKREDGSDPRICQVCGTGNLSLKLGKYGAFVGCSNYPECNYTRQLSSENGGEADGAALNEPKNLGTDPTTGEELTLRSGRFGPYIQRGDGKEAKRASLPKGWKPEDIDYEKAMALISLPRDIGKHPESGKMISSGIGRYGPFLLHDGSYANLETIEDVFSVGLNRAVTVIAEKANQAPGRGSRGTPAALKTLGDHPDGGAITVRDGKYGPYVNWGKVNATLPKGKDPQAITVEEALALITEKAGKAPAGKTSKAKAKPKAAAAEAKTTKTAAKPKATKAKAPAKSKKS, encoded by the coding sequence ATGAATGTTGTAGTGGTGGAATCGCCTGCCAAGGCCAAGACGATCAACAAGTATCTGGGTTCGGGATACAAAGTGCTCGCCTCCTTCGGCCATGTGCGCGATCTGCCTGCCAAGGATGGCTCGGTCCTCCCCGATCAGGATTTCGAAATGCTTTGGGAGGTCGACGGGGCCTCGGCCAAGCGGATGAAGGACATCGCCGACGCGGTGAAATCGTCCGACGGCCTGTTTCTCGCGACCGACCCGGATCGCGAAGGCGAAGCGATTTCCTGGCACGTCCTCGATATGCTGAACAAGAAGCGGGTGCTGAACGGCAAGCCGGTCAAGCGTGTCGTCTTCAACGCGATCACCAAGAAGGCGGTGCTCGACGCGATGGCCGATCCGCGCGACATCGACGTGCCGCTGGTCGACGCCTATCTCGCCCGCCGCGCGCTCGACTATCTCGTCGGCTTCAATCTTTCGCCGGTCCTCTGGCGCAAGCTGCCCGGCGCACGCTCGGCCGGCCGCGTCCAGTCGGTGGCGCTTCGCTTGGTCTGCGACCGCGAATCCGAAATCGAGCGCTTCATTTCGGAAGAATACTGGAACATCTCGGCACTTCTGAAGACGCCGCGCGGCGACGAGTTCGAGGCAAGGCTGGTTTCGGCCAACGGCAAGCGGCTGCAGCCGCGCGCGATCGGCAACGGCGAGGACGCGGGCCGCCTGAAGGCTTTGCTGGACGGCGCGAGCTATGTCGTCGACACGGTCGAGGCCAAGCCGGTCAAGCGCAATCCAGGACCGCCATTTACGACCTCGACCCTGCAGCAGGCCGCCTCCTCCAATCTCGGTTTCTCCGCCTCGCGCACCATGCAGATCGCCCAGAAGCTTTATGAAGGCGTCGATATCGGCGGCGAGACCGTCGGTCTCATCACCTATATGCGAACCGACGGCGTGCAGATGGCGCCGGAGGCGATCGATGCCGCCCGCAGCGCCATCGTCGACCAGTTCGGCGAGCGTTACATGCCCGAAAAGGCGCGCTTCTATTCCACCAAGGCCAAGAACGCCCAGGAGGCGCACGAGGCGATCCGCCCGACCGATTTCTACCGCTCACCCGACCGCGTGCGCCAATTCCTCGACGCCGACCAGATCCGGCTCTACGACCTGATCTGGAAGCGCGGCATCGCCAGCCAGATGGCCTCGGCCGAAATCGAGCGCACGACGGCTGAAATCACCGCCGACAACAAGGGCGAGAAGGCCGGGTTGCGCGCCGTCGGCTCAGTCATCCGCTTCGACGGCTTCATCGCCGCCTATACCGATCAGAAGGAAGACGGCGAGCAGAGCGACGACGGCGACGAGGATGGCCGCCTGCCGGAGATCAATGCGCGCGAGACGCTCGCCAAGCAGAAGATCAATTCGACCCAGCATTTCACCGAGCCGCCGCCGCGCTACTCGGAAGCCTCGCTGATCAAGAAGATGGAAGAGCTCGGCATCGGCCGCCCCTCCACCTATGCCGCGACGCTGGCGACGCTGCGCGACCGCGACTATGTGACGATCGACAAGCGCAAGCTGATCCCGCAGGCCAAGGGCCGGCTGGTGACGGCTTTCCTCGAAAGCTTTTTCACCAAATATGTCGAATACGACTTCACCGCCGATCTCGAGGAGAAGCTCGACCGGATTTCCGCCGGCGAGCTGAACTGGAAGCAGGTGCTGCGCGATTTCTGGAAAGATTTCTTCGCCCAGATCGAAGACACCAAGGAACTGCGCGTCACCAATGTGCTCGATTCGCTGAACGAGGCGCTGGCGCCGCTGGTCTTCCCGAAGCGGGAGGACGGCAGCGATCCCCGGATCTGCCAGGTCTGCGGCACCGGCAACCTGTCGCTGAAGCTCGGCAAATATGGCGCCTTCGTCGGCTGCTCGAACTATCCGGAATGCAATTACACCCGCCAGCTCTCCTCCGAAAACGGCGGAGAAGCGGATGGCGCCGCCCTCAACGAACCGAAGAACCTCGGCACCGATCCAACGACCGGCGAGGAACTGACGCTGCGCTCCGGCCGCTTCGGCCCCTATATCCAGCGCGGCGACGGCAAGGAGGCCAAACGCGCTTCGCTGCCGAAGGGCTGGAAGCCTGAGGACATCGACTACGAAAAGGCGATGGCGCTGATTTCGCTGCCGCGCGATATCGGCAAACATCCGGAATCCGGCAAGATGATCTCGTCAGGCATCGGCCGCTATGGGCCGTTCCTGCTGCATGACGGTTCCTATGCCAATCTGGAAACGATCGAGGACGTGTTTTCGGTCGGGCTCAACCGCGCCGTGACCGTCATTGCCGAAAAGGCAAACCAGGCACCGGGCCGTGGTTCGCGCGGCACGCCGGCGGCGCTGAAGACGCTCGGCGATCATCCCGACGGCGGCGCGATCACCGTTCGCGACGGCAAGTACGGACCGTATGTCAACTGGGGCAAGGTCAACGCCACCCTGCCGAAGGGCAAGGATCCGCAGGCGATCACCGTCGAGGAGGCGCTTGCGCTGATCACGGAGAAGGCCGGTAAGGCGCCTGCCGGCAAGACGAGCAAGGCGAAAGCCAAGCCGAAGGCGGCGGCCGCCGAAGCCAAGACCACCAAGACGGCGGCCAAGCCGAAGGCAACGAAGGCGAAAGCGCCCGCGAAATCGAAAAAGAGCTGA
- the dprA gene encoding DNA-processing protein DprA, translating to MDALSAGPKGTVLSERQRIAWLRLIRSDNIGPATFRDLINHFGSAEAALAALPELSARGGATRAIRIASEAEAHRELEAAHRFGARFVGIGEPDYPQALKQIDGAPPLLAVKGTLAAAKRPAVGIVGSRNASIAGAKFAAMVARDCGRAGYTVVSGLARGIDTAAHRASLETGTIAALAGGLDQPYPPENIGLLEEITGSNGLAVSEMPFGWEPRARDFPRRNRLIAGIALGLVVVEAATRSGSLITARLAGEFGRLVFAVPGSPLDPRCHGTNGLLKDGASIVTAPADVIEALAPLAQFELFPSSMAEEPPGGGGAMTMPPGDTDRNRIIDALGPTPVEIDDIIRHTGLSASAVYLILLELDIAGRLHRHQGGLISLSD from the coding sequence ATGGATGCGCTGAGCGCGGGACCAAAAGGCACTGTGCTGAGCGAACGGCAAAGAATTGCCTGGCTGCGCCTCATCCGTTCCGACAATATCGGCCCCGCGACCTTTCGCGACCTTATCAATCATTTCGGTTCGGCCGAGGCAGCGCTTGCGGCACTGCCGGAGCTTTCGGCGCGCGGCGGCGCGACGCGGGCAATCCGCATCGCCAGCGAGGCCGAGGCGCATCGGGAATTGGAGGCGGCGCATCGTTTCGGCGCCCGCTTCGTCGGCATCGGCGAGCCAGACTATCCGCAAGCGCTGAAGCAGATCGACGGCGCGCCGCCGCTCTTGGCCGTCAAGGGCACGCTTGCCGCCGCCAAACGGCCGGCCGTCGGCATCGTCGGCTCGCGCAACGCCTCAATCGCCGGCGCCAAATTCGCGGCGATGGTGGCGCGCGACTGCGGCCGGGCTGGATATACCGTCGTCTCGGGTCTCGCGCGCGGCATCGATACCGCGGCGCACCGGGCAAGCCTGGAGACGGGCACGATCGCGGCCCTTGCCGGCGGCCTCGACCAGCCCTACCCGCCGGAGAATATCGGCCTGCTCGAGGAGATCACCGGCAGCAACGGTCTGGCGGTCAGCGAGATGCCTTTCGGCTGGGAGCCGCGCGCCCGTGATTTCCCGCGGCGGAATCGGCTGATCGCCGGCATCGCGCTCGGCCTCGTGGTGGTGGAAGCAGCGACACGCTCGGGATCGCTGATCACCGCCCGCCTTGCCGGCGAGTTCGGCCGGCTGGTTTTTGCCGTGCCGGGCTCACCGCTCGATCCGCGCTGCCACGGCACCAACGGCCTGCTGAAGGACGGCGCTTCGATCGTCACCGCACCTGCCGATGTCATCGAGGCCCTGGCGCCGCTGGCGCAATTCGAGCTGTTCCCGTCGTCGATGGCGGAAGAGCCGCCAGGTGGCGGCGGGGCAATGACGATGCCGCCCGGCGATACGGATCGCAACCGCATCATCGATGCGCTCGGGCCGACGCCGGTCGAGATCGACGATATTATCCGCCACACCGGACTGTCGGCATCGGCGGTCTATCTGATCCTGCTGGAGCTCGACATCGCAGGCAGGCTGCACCGGCATCAGGGCGGTCTCATCTCGCTTTCCGATTGA
- the plsY gene encoding glycerol-3-phosphate 1-O-acyltransferase PlsY, whose protein sequence is MLSNLMSWQITLPVALAAAVIGYLFGSIPFGLILTRAAGLGDVRSIGSGNIGATNVLRTGNRKLAAATLLLDALKASAAAWIVGYFLGEEAAIIAGFFAFIGHLFPVWIGFKGGKGVATYIGTLLGVAPIMVVLFAAVWLAIAFTTRYSSLSALVAMLVIPVALWILGNEKVAAVMAIMTLISYWKHRANISRLMGGTESKIGARG, encoded by the coding sequence ATGTTATCCAATCTCATGTCATGGCAGATCACGCTGCCGGTCGCGCTTGCCGCCGCCGTCATCGGCTATCTCTTCGGCTCCATTCCTTTCGGCCTGATCCTGACGCGCGCCGCCGGGCTCGGCGACGTGCGCAGCATCGGCTCCGGCAATATCGGCGCGACCAATGTGCTCAGAACTGGAAACCGCAAGCTTGCCGCGGCGACGCTGCTGCTCGATGCGCTGAAAGCGTCGGCCGCGGCCTGGATCGTCGGCTATTTCCTCGGTGAGGAGGCGGCGATCATCGCCGGTTTCTTCGCCTTCATCGGTCATCTCTTCCCGGTCTGGATCGGCTTCAAGGGCGGCAAGGGTGTCGCCACCTATATCGGCACGCTGCTCGGCGTCGCGCCGATCATGGTCGTGCTCTTTGCCGCCGTCTGGCTGGCAATCGCCTTCACCACGCGCTACTCCTCGCTGTCGGCGCTGGTCGCCATGCTTGTCATTCCGGTTGCGCTGTGGATACTGGGCAATGAAAAGGTTGCAGCCGTCATGGCGATCATGACGCTCATTTCCTATTGGAAGCACAGGGCGAATATTTCCCGGCTGATGGGCGGGACGGAAAGCAAGATCGGGGCAAGGGGATAA
- a CDS encoding dihydroorotase, translating into MSNPIVLQNVRIVDPSRNLDEVGTIIAANGVILAAGSAALNQGAPEGANIRDCTGLVATPGLVDARVHIGEPGGEHRETIASASRAAAAGGVTSIIMMPDTDPVIDDIALVEFVKKTARDTAAVNVYPAAALTKGLAGEEMTEIGLLMQAGAVAFTDAHSSVHDTQVLRRIMTYAREFGAVICCETRDKYLGANGVMHEGLFASWLGLSGIPREAELIPLERDLRIAELTRGRYHAAMISVPQSVEAIERARSRGATVTSGISINNLALNENDIGEYRTFFKLYPPLRPEDDRVAMVEALASGAIDIIVSSHDPQDVDTKRLPFGEAEDGAVGLETMLAAALRLHHGGQVSLMRLIDAMSTRPAEIFGLPAGTLKPGAAADIALIDLDEPWLVAKDMLLSRSKNTPFEDARFSGRAIATYVSGKLVHAL; encoded by the coding sequence ATGAGCAACCCGATCGTCCTCCAGAACGTCCGCATCGTCGATCCGTCGCGCAATCTCGACGAGGTGGGCACGATCATCGCCGCAAACGGCGTGATCCTGGCTGCCGGCAGCGCCGCGCTGAACCAGGGCGCACCCGAAGGTGCCAATATCCGCGACTGCACGGGCCTTGTCGCCACACCTGGCCTCGTCGATGCGCGCGTGCATATCGGCGAACCCGGCGGCGAGCACCGCGAGACCATCGCCTCGGCGAGCCGGGCGGCGGCAGCCGGCGGCGTTACCTCGATCATCATGATGCCGGATACCGATCCCGTGATCGACGACATCGCCCTCGTCGAATTCGTCAAGAAGACGGCGCGCGATACCGCCGCCGTCAACGTCTATCCGGCCGCCGCCCTCACCAAGGGACTTGCCGGCGAGGAAATGACCGAGATCGGCCTCTTGATGCAGGCAGGCGCCGTCGCCTTCACCGATGCCCATTCCAGCGTCCACGATACGCAGGTGCTGCGCCGGATCATGACCTATGCGCGCGAATTCGGCGCGGTCATCTGCTGCGAAACGCGTGACAAATATCTTGGCGCCAACGGCGTCATGCATGAGGGGCTTTTCGCCAGCTGGCTCGGGCTCTCCGGCATTCCAAGAGAAGCCGAGCTCATCCCGCTCGAACGCGATCTGAGGATCGCGGAACTGACACGCGGGCGTTATCATGCCGCGATGATCTCGGTGCCGCAATCGGTCGAGGCGATCGAACGCGCCCGCAGCCGTGGCGCCACAGTGACCTCGGGCATCTCGATCAACAATCTGGCGCTCAACGAAAACGACATCGGTGAATATCGCACTTTCTTCAAGCTCTATCCGCCGCTGCGCCCGGAAGACGACCGGGTCGCCATGGTCGAGGCGCTGGCAAGCGGCGCGATCGATATCATCGTCTCCTCGCACGACCCGCAGGACGTCGATACGAAGCGCCTGCCCTTCGGCGAAGCTGAAGACGGCGCGGTCGGCCTCGAAACCATGCTGGCGGCGGCTCTCAGGCTTCACCATGGCGGCCAGGTGAGCCTGATGCGCCTGATCGACGCCATGTCCACCCGCCCGGCCGAGATTTTCGGCCTCCCCGCCGGCACGCTGAAGCCGGGGGCTGCGGCCGATATCGCGCTGATCGATCTCGATGAGCCTTGGCTTGTCGCCAAAGACATGCTTCTCTCCCGCTCGAAGAACACGCCGTTCGAAGATGCGCGCTTCAGCGGGCGGGCAATCGCGACATACGTCTCGGGAAAGCTTGTCCATGCACTCTAG
- a CDS encoding aspartate carbamoyltransferase catalytic subunit: MVFFPHRHLIGIKGLTEQDITYLLDKADEAVKISRQREKKTSTLRGLTQINLFFEASTRTQASFELAGKRLGADVMNMSVGNSSVKKGETLIDTAMTLNAMRPDVLVIRHSSAGAAALLAQKVSCSVVNAGDGQHEHPTQALLDALTIRRAKGKLSRIIVAICGDVLHSRVARSNILLLNAMGARVRVVAPATLLPAGIADMGVEVFHSMKEGLKDADVVMMLRLQRERMSGAFVPSVREYYHFYGLDAETLKSAKEDALVMHPGPMNRGVEIASEVADGPQSVIAEQVEMGVAVRMAVMETLLVSQNQGPRTDGLKA, encoded by the coding sequence ATGGTCTTTTTCCCCCACCGCCACCTCATCGGCATCAAGGGCCTCACCGAGCAGGATATCACCTATCTGCTCGACAAGGCCGATGAAGCCGTCAAGATCAGCCGCCAGCGAGAGAAGAAGACGTCGACGCTGCGCGGGCTGACGCAGATCAACCTCTTCTTCGAGGCATCGACCCGCACGCAGGCCTCCTTCGAACTTGCCGGCAAGCGGCTCGGCGCCGACGTCATGAATATGTCGGTCGGCAATTCCTCGGTGAAGAAGGGCGAGACGCTGATCGATACGGCGATGACGCTGAATGCGATGCGCCCTGATGTGCTGGTCATCCGCCATTCGAGCGCGGGGGCGGCCGCCCTTCTCGCCCAGAAAGTCTCCTGCTCGGTCGTCAACGCCGGCGACGGGCAGCACGAACATCCGACCCAGGCGCTGCTCGACGCGCTGACGATCCGCCGCGCCAAGGGCAAGCTCTCGCGCATCATCGTGGCGATCTGCGGCGACGTGCTGCATTCACGCGTGGCGCGCTCCAATATCCTGCTGCTCAATGCGATGGGCGCCCGCGTGCGCGTCGTCGCGCCCGCCACCCTCCTGCCCGCCGGCATCGCCGATATGGGCGTCGAGGTTTTCCATTCGATGAAGGAAGGGCTGAAGGACGCCGATGTGGTGATGATGCTGCGGCTGCAGCGCGAGCGTATGTCCGGTGCCTTCGTGCCTTCGGTGCGCGAATACTACCACTTCTACGGGCTCGACGCCGAAACGCTGAAGTCGGCGAAGGAAGATGCGCTGGTCATGCATCCCGGCCCGATGAACCGCGGCGTCGAGATCGCCTCCGAGGTGGCGGACGGTCCGCAGAGTGTGATCGCCGAACAGGTGGAAATGGGGGTCGCGGTGCGCATGGCGGTGATGGAGACGCTGCTCGTCTCGCAGAACCAGGGTCCCCGAACCGATGGATTGAAGGCATGA
- a CDS encoding acyl-CoA dehydrogenase family protein, with translation MTSANRTDEKLAELNQPSLWSGINAYRSDPLIVDLTAALPRGIREDLENMGRYVTSPEAQELARMANQGAPQLRTHGPRGERLDVVEFHPAWHALMRRSMSVGLHSSVWDPQADADAKDEAHKVRAARFYLTAQLESGHLCPLTMTSASVAALSASPAVQKDWAPKILSRKYDSSNKPAMQKSAVTIGMGMTEKQGGTDVRANRSAAEKVSEGIYRLSGHKWFMSAPMSDAFIMLAQTKEGMGCFLVPRLLEDGSANGLQFQRLKDKVGNRSNASAEVEFTDTFGFLLGGPDAGIRTILDMVTLTRLDCALASSGMMRASLAEAVHHTRGRSVFGKMLVNQPIMTRVLADMALDVAAATALSFRLADAFDKARGNAEQAAYARVMTPVAKYWCCKIAPALIYEAMECVGGNGYIEERPIARHYREAPVNAIWEGSGNVMALDVLRVLNRGKDLFETVFAGLARDLGPAGKKTIDVLRAAIALCEQDEGAARLLVEQLALAAGAAELYRLGAGRIADAFIETRLAGGWRSTYGMLDSRFDASYIVDLLYPPAA, from the coding sequence ATGACCTCCGCCAACCGGACTGACGAAAAACTCGCAGAACTCAACCAGCCGAGCCTGTGGTCCGGCATCAACGCCTATCGGTCCGATCCGCTGATCGTCGATCTGACGGCGGCCCTGCCGCGCGGCATCCGCGAAGACCTGGAAAACATGGGTCGCTACGTCACCTCGCCGGAGGCGCAGGAGCTGGCGCGCATGGCGAACCAGGGCGCGCCGCAGCTGCGCACCCACGGTCCGCGCGGCGAGCGCCTCGACGTCGTCGAATTCCACCCTGCCTGGCATGCGCTGATGCGCCGCTCCATGTCGGTCGGCCTGCATTCTTCCGTCTGGGATCCGCAGGCCGATGCCGATGCCAAGGATGAGGCCCACAAGGTTCGCGCCGCCCGCTTCTATCTGACCGCGCAGCTGGAATCCGGCCATCTCTGCCCGCTGACGATGACCAGCGCCTCCGTTGCCGCGCTCTCCGCTTCGCCCGCCGTGCAGAAGGACTGGGCGCCCAAAATCCTCTCGCGCAAATATGATTCGTCGAACAAACCAGCCATGCAGAAATCCGCCGTCACCATCGGCATGGGCATGACGGAAAAGCAGGGCGGCACGGATGTGCGCGCCAACCGCAGCGCTGCCGAAAAGGTCAGCGAAGGCATCTACCGACTATCAGGCCACAAATGGTTCATGTCCGCGCCGATGAGCGATGCCTTCATCATGCTGGCGCAGACGAAGGAGGGCATGGGCTGCTTCCTCGTGCCGCGCTTGCTGGAGGATGGTTCGGCCAACGGCCTGCAGTTCCAGCGGCTGAAGGACAAGGTCGGCAACCGCTCCAACGCTTCTGCCGAAGTGGAGTTCACCGACACTTTCGGCTTCCTGCTCGGCGGCCCGGATGCCGGCATCCGCACCATTCTCGACATGGTGACGCTGACGCGGCTCGACTGCGCGCTGGCCTCGTCAGGCATGATGCGCGCCTCGCTCGCCGAAGCCGTACACCACACCCGCGGCCGCAGCGTCTTCGGCAAGATGCTCGTCAACCAGCCGATCATGACGCGCGTGCTGGCCGACATGGCGCTTGATGTCGCCGCCGCCACCGCTCTCTCCTTCCGCCTTGCCGACGCCTTCGACAAGGCGCGCGGCAATGCCGAGCAGGCAGCCTATGCCCGCGTCATGACGCCGGTCGCCAAATACTGGTGCTGCAAGATCGCCCCGGCGCTGATCTACGAGGCGATGGAATGCGTCGGCGGCAACGGCTATATCGAGGAACGCCCGATCGCCCGCCATTACCGCGAAGCGCCCGTCAACGCCATCTGGGAAGGCTCCGGCAACGTCATGGCGCTCGACGTGCTGCGCGTGCTCAACCGCGGCAAGGACCTGTTCGAGACGGTTTTCGCTGGTCTTGCCCGCGATCTCGGTCCGGCCGGCAAGAAGACGATCGACGTGCTGCGCGCCGCAATCGCGCTTTGCGAACAGGATGAGGGGGCCGCGCGCCTGCTCGTCGAGCAGCTGGCGCTTGCCGCCGGTGCCGCCGAACTCTATCGGCTCGGGGCAGGGCGCATTGCCGATGCCTTCATCGAGACGCGCCTTGCCGGCGGCTGGCGCTCCACCTACGGCATGCTCGATTCCCGCTTCGACGCCAGCTACATCGTCGATCTGCTCTATCCCCCGGCCGCCTGA
- a CDS encoding type II toxin-antitoxin system VapB family antitoxin: MRTTIDIDDGLLDAAMIVTGLATKEAAVEQALRNLIEKHRRKNAIADLAGIGWEGDLEEKRCDQPDDGQ, encoded by the coding sequence ATGCGGACGACGATCGATATCGATGATGGCTTGCTCGACGCAGCAATGATCGTCACGGGATTGGCGACAAAAGAGGCCGCCGTCGAACAGGCTTTACGAAACCTCATCGAGAAGCACCGCCGGAAAAATGCGATCGCCGATCTCGCAGGCATAGGCTGGGAGGGCGACCTGGAAGAGAAGCGTTGCGACCAGCCGGACGACGGACAGTGA